One Candidatus Nitrososphaera evergladensis SR1 genomic window, ACGAAGAGCTTGCAAAGAACGTGCAGGCAACAGACATGGGGCCAAACGAGGTGCTTGACGCGATGAAAAGGGACCAACCCTACGTCTTTATGCGAAATATTTCAGCAGGCGAGCACGTTTTGGTCCTGTACAGGAGCACCCAGTTCCGCGACAGGATGCTTGGCGCTTTCTTTGATTCAACAACTGCGCAAGGAGGCGGAGGACGTCAGGCAAAGGGCGCGATACTGTCGGAGCCGGCTTCACTTGCATTTGCACAGTCCATCACGTGGCGCGACTTGCAGGAAAAAAAGAAGGCAGGTGGCACAAGCCTTGACGAAAAGGTATCCGAGTGGACATCAACGCTTGGCGGAGGCAAGCTGAGGCTTGCAAGGGACAGCACCTGGCTTCTGGAAAACAACATAGAGGAAACCGCCGCTGCAAAATTCAAGGATGCGGCCCTTGTGTGCGCCTGCGACCTGCGGGTCGGCATCGAGCGCGCAGCCAAGGCAATGGAGTCGCACAATTATGTCGTGCTAGAAGACTCGAAGATAGTGTATGCAAGGGACTAAGGTCCCCTCCCTCCCCCTTGAGTGTCTTTTGTCTTATTAGGCATGTATTTGCATGTGCCAACATGTCGTCAGGGCTATGGTATGACGTTTCAGCTCCAAGGTACGAAGCCAAGAAGGCCAAGTCGATAATCCACCCCTTTGCGGTCAAGGGTTACACGGGCATGACCGTAAACCCTTACCAAGGATGCCAGCACAGGTGCGCCTACTGCTATGCAACGTACGAGTGGTCGCCAGAATTCTATGACAAGGTCTATGCCAAGAGCAACGCGCCGGAGGTTCTTGAGAAGGAGCTCCAGTCATGGAAGGCAAGCACCATAAACCCCATGATGGTAGCGTCAGCAACAGACGCCTACCAGCCGGCAGAGCTAAGGTACGGCCTGACAAGAAAGTGCGTGCAGGTGCTGCAAAAATACAACGTGCCGTACTATGTCTTTACAAAATCTACAATCATAGAGCGAGACCTTGAACTGCACCGCAGGTACGCCCGCAACTGCCTTGTCATCTGGTCGATAACTACCGCAAACGAGAAGATAAGGCGCATAGTAGAGCCCGGCACGCCTCCGGCAGAGCGGATCTTTGCAGTCATTAAAAAGTTCACGGACGCCGGCGTCCCATGTGGAATAAATGTCGACCCCATAATGCCCCTTGTCACCGATACCGACGAGGAGCTTGGCGCAGTGGTGGACCGCTGCAAGGAGGCTGGCGTGAAATACGTCTTTGGAGCCATGCTTCGTATGCGCGACGACATCTGGGACCGCATGAAGCTGGCCCTCCGGCTGCTGCAAGTTCCTGACGGCGAGAGGCGCTACCGCCAGATCTATGAGATCAAGGAAGAGCTATCTGCCGATGCCAAGCAGAAGTACATCGCCTGCAACAAGGAATACGGAAAAAGAGTGACTGACAGGCTGCACGAAATAATAAAATCGCGGGGCCTCTGCCCCGACTTTCCCGACCATGTGCGGCCGCAGGATATCGACAGGTCATGCACGGGCCAGATGACAATGCTTTCATTCGTTCACAGAGACATCTAGCGACCAGGCTGTACAGCCCAGCCAGTACTAAAGAGGCTCACTTGCGCGGCTTTGTCAGAAAGATTGCCTCGCATTCGCAGTGGCCGTCGATGCGCACTTGCCTGCCGCACTTGGGGCATATGGTCAGTGGCGCCGGTGCCTCAAGTTCAAGCTCGAACAGCGACATATGTGCAGTATTATCACAGTTGTTCTTTAAAAGATTTTGGCACTATAATGAGATAAGGATTGTATTTTCCTATATTTCTAATGACATGCAGTATTTTCACAGAGAAAACTGGCATTTACTGAAATTACTGCAATGCATGCAATCGTTAAAAGCGCCGGGAAGCGCACACAGAGATACTGATGAGCAGCTATCGCAATCCCACGCCCACAGTCGACGCCATACTGCAAAAAGGGTCCAAGGTCCTAATGGTAAGGAGGAAAAAAGACCCGTTCAAGGACACGCTTGCGCTTCCGGGCGGCTTTGTGAACGAGGGCGAGACCGTCGAGGACGCAATGAAGCGCGAGGTTATGGAGGAGACAGCGCTGGAAGTAGAGCCCATAGACATACTGGGCGTCTACTCTGACCCGCACAGAGACCCAAGGATGCACACCATGACGGTGGTGTTTGTGGCAATTATAATCGGCGGCAAGGAAAAGGCGCAGGACGATGCTGCAAGCCTCGAATGGGTAGAGCTTGCAGGCATTGAAAAGGCGGCGTTTGACCATGCGCAGATACTTGCAGATTATCGCCAGTGGAAAGGAAACGCGGGTAGCACATACTGGTCGACAAAGCGCAGGAGCACACAGGTTGATCGAAATTATTAAAGCCACATGCAGGATGAAAAAAAGTGCATTTGCGCTCTGAAAAGGACATACGGCTCAGAATAGACCTGCTTGAAGGGCAGGCCAGCTCGATAGCCAAGATGCTTGCCAAGGCCATGCAGGAGCACAACGAAGAAGCAGTAAAGCAGTATTCCGAGAAACTTGCCCAGCGAAAAGGCAAGGTTGAGGAGCTCCTGTGGGTGCTTGGGGTAAAGACAGGCCAGAGCGTGCTTGACACCAAGGCTGCAGTCCCGGGGAGGCAAGAAATGACCGTCCGCGATATCCTCGACCTGCTCAAGGAAGGCAGGATAAAGATGGACGACCTTGCGCTTGACGTGCAGGCGCTGGTCCGCAAGGGCGCTCTTGAGGCTAAAAACGCAATGAGGCATACAACTTAGCTTGTACAAATTATGGAGTTAGGCCGTACAAATTACCAAAACCCCGGTTGTAAAGTGGAAAATATATATAAAATAACAGCGTTATGAAACTGTAGAGATGACCGCAGAAGACCTTAACATGGATTATAGCAAGTACGACTTTAAAGATTCAACAGAGCTTTATGTTTACCTTAGCAAAAAGGGGCTCTCCCGTGGCACTGTAGAAGAGATAAGCCGCATGAAGGGCGAGCCAGACTGGATGCGTGATTTCAGGCTCAGGTCTTTTGACGTTTTCATGAGCAAGCCGATGCCGGAATGGGGAGGCGACCTGTCAAAGATTGACTTTCAGAACATCTACTACTATGCCAAGGCTTCCGAGAAGCAGGGCAAGAGCTGGGATGAAGTGCCCGAGTCGGTCAGGAACACGTTTGAAAAGCTCGGAATCCCGGAGGCAGAGCGCAAGTTCCTTGCAGGCGTGGGCGCGCAGTACGAGTCTGAAGTAGTTTACCACAACCTGCGCGACGATCTTGCGAAAAAGGGCGTAATTTTTGCCGACACCGACACTGCGGTAAAAGAGTACCCCGAGATAGTAAAGAAGCACTTTGGCAAGGTCATACCGCCAGAGGACAACAAGTTTGCAGCGCTCAACAGCGCGGTTTGGTCCGGCGGCTCGTTTATCTACGTCCCGCCAAACGTCAAGGTCGACCTTCCGCTGCAAGCATATTTCAGGATTAACGCAGAGAACATTGGCCAGTTTGAGCGCACGCTCATCATAGCAGACGAAGGCGCTGACGTCCACTACATCGAGGGCTGCACGGCGCCAGTGTATTCAACAGAATCGCTGCACTCTGCAGTCGTTGAGCTGATTGCAAAGAAAGGAGCCAAAATACGCTACACGACAATCCAGAACTGGAGCAAGGACGTCTACAACCTTGTGACCAAGAGGGCGTATGCCTACGAGGGCGCGACAGTCGAGTGGATTGACGGCA contains:
- a CDS encoding SPL family radical SAM protein, whose translation is MSSGLWYDVSAPRYEAKKAKSIIHPFAVKGYTGMTVNPYQGCQHRCAYCYATYEWSPEFYDKVYAKSNAPEVLEKELQSWKASTINPMMVASATDAYQPAELRYGLTRKCVQVLQKYNVPYYVFTKSTIIERDLELHRRYARNCLVIWSITTANEKIRRIVEPGTPPAERIFAVIKKFTDAGVPCGINVDPIMPLVTDTDEELGAVVDRCKEAGVKYVFGAMLRMRDDIWDRMKLALRLLQVPDGERRYRQIYEIKEELSADAKQKYIACNKEYGKRVTDRLHEIIKSRGLCPDFPDHVRPQDIDRSCTGQMTMLSFVHRDI
- a CDS encoding NUDIX domain-containing protein encodes the protein MSSYRNPTPTVDAILQKGSKVLMVRRKKDPFKDTLALPGGFVNEGETVEDAMKREVMEETALEVEPIDILGVYSDPHRDPRMHTMTVVFVAIIIGGKEKAQDDAASLEWVELAGIEKAAFDHAQILADYRQWKGNAGSTYWSTKRRSTQVDRNY
- the sufB gene encoding Fe-S cluster assembly protein SufB; this encodes MTAEDLNMDYSKYDFKDSTELYVYLSKKGLSRGTVEEISRMKGEPDWMRDFRLRSFDVFMSKPMPEWGGDLSKIDFQNIYYYAKASEKQGKSWDEVPESVRNTFEKLGIPEAERKFLAGVGAQYESEVVYHNLRDDLAKKGVIFADTDTAVKEYPEIVKKHFGKVIPPEDNKFAALNSAVWSGGSFIYVPPNVKVDLPLQAYFRINAENIGQFERTLIIADEGADVHYIEGCTAPVYSTESLHSAVVELIAKKGAKIRYTTIQNWSKDVYNLVTKRAYAYEGATVEWIDGNIGSKLTMKYPGVYMLGKGAHAEVVSIAFAGGGQHQDAGAKAVHLAPNTTSRITSKSVSKDSGRTTYRGLLHVAKGATGVKSNVRCDALLLDEKSRTDTYPYIEVNEDDATITHEATVGKIGEDQIFYLMSRGYTESDALSMIVGGFIEPFTKELPMEYAVELNRLVKLEMEGSVG